GACCGCTTCGTCTGGCTCTTCCACGACAAGCACATCGACAAGGTCGTCGGCATGGAATCCCGGGGCTTCATGTTCGGCCCCATCGTGGCCTACGACCTCAACGCCGGCTTCGTGCCGGTACGCAAGCCGGGAAAGTTGCCGGCGGACATCGAGTCTCAGAGCTACGATCTGGAGTACGGCCAGGACACCCTGGAGATCCACAAAGACGCCATCGCCCCGGGCGAAAAGGTCCTCATCGCCGACGACCTGGTCGCCACCGGCGGCACCGCCAAGGCCACCGCCCAGCTGGTGGAATCCCTCGGCGGCGAGGTGGTGGGCTTCGGCTTCGTCATCGAGCTCACGTTCTTGAACGGCCGCGAGCAGCTGGAAGGCTACGACGTCCAGAGCCTGATCCAGTACTGACCGCGCCGCCAGCATCCAATCCCTCCCGCCGCGGAGCCCCCTCGGGCGCCCAGCCCAACTCGCCCAAGCTCCGCGGCGGCGCTATAATTCTTTCTTCGTGCGGCTGTAGCTCAGGTGGATAGAGCAGGAGTTTCCTAAACTCAAGGTCGGGGGTTCAAGTCCCTCCAGCCGTACCATGCCTAAGCTTCTTCTCCTCAAATAGATGCGCTTTAGCCGGTGAGCTC
This is a stretch of genomic DNA from Acidobacteriota bacterium. It encodes these proteins:
- a CDS encoding adenine phosphoribosyltransferase, giving the protein MEDLKQYIREVPDYPKPGILFYDITTLLQNAKALRMTCDRFVWLFHDKHIDKVVGMESRGFMFGPIVAYDLNAGFVPVRKPGKLPADIESQSYDLEYGQDTLEIHKDAIAPGEKVLIADDLVATGGTAKATAQLVESLGGEVVGFGFVIELTFLNGREQLEGYDVQSLIQY